A window of Gossypium raimondii isolate GPD5lz chromosome 7, ASM2569854v1, whole genome shotgun sequence genomic DNA:
TTTGAAGATGCACATGAGCAACTAGAAGCAGGATTATGTACAACAGATAGAATTAATGGACTTTTAGCTTATGATGACTTAACTCAATGTATGTGAGGGCCGtgaattttttggttaaatattGTCTGACGATAAGATGAGGTAAGGCAAACATATGGATGAGGCCATTTATATCACATTTAAAAGAGAATGGTCCTTGcatgctaaaaattttaatggtgtGTATTTCATCAGAAACTATGAATCCAACGACACTGATGGTCCACAGCCTTTATGTTATTTCTCCATAAACACAAAATCACGTACCCTTTTTGGATTTAACAATAATGAAGTCACATTAGTTGTTGAATAAGGCAAAATTTTCAATGGTACTAACATGGAGCATTAATGCCCAAAATGTTCTTTGTCATGTTTTCTTTCTGGAATCTAAAGCTTAGTTATTTTTAAGAGATGATATCTCATGGATTTGAAGTTATAATTCTAATGTATCATCATCATTTTAGAGGGGTTTAGCTGGACTATGCTTCTACTCTTTGATATGTGGGATGTgtcttttattgaatttttggtatataataattatgttagataccgattaaatttgaatttgaattaaatcaGATTTATAAATCAGATAACTCGAGACTTTGTTTAAAGTAAAGAATCAATATAGAGTGAAAAGTAGAATTTGacgtttattcaagcatattaTGGGTAAAAGTATCATTGATGCCATTGTGTTAAgagtcggattgcattttgtctctcTTTACTCAAAATTAGGCAAATTAGTCTCtctacattaaatcaaagaggAAATTgatctttctgttaaaaaattcattcatttttaccGTTAAAAAATAGTCCTTATATGCCAACATTAGATACACGTGGCACGTCATGTGACTAATTTTTAACTGTAGAAATgaaggaaattttcaaaaaaaaaatcaatttactctttaatttaatgtacatggacacatttactcattttttaaataaaaaaatacaatctaaTTCTTAACACATACCCTCTATAATATTATTATGCTAACATATATGAATTGACAATCTGACAACAGCACTATCAACTGGAAGAACCAGTTTCAAAGTACCATTTTTCTTTCTCCATAGAAACAAGTGGGGAAAAAATCATTAAGGAAgcataaaatgagtttttcatCGATTATATCTCCATTGACGAAAGCAGTTAGTATTAAGATATGATATCCAACCATCAAATCTtaacatttgtaattttatttttttgatattcTCAAATTAGAAAACTCCCTTTATACTAAAAACGAAAAGATTtaaggtgagtttggatggataATGTGGTACGGTAGGGTATGGTGCGGtacatttaatttactttttgtcttacgCTATAACATCGCTACAATATCTAATTTCATTGCTGCCGCTATATTTGCTCTAATTGCAACTAAACGTACTGTCCATCCAAAcccattaaaatattgaattgcaTGCAGAGATATACTGAAAAGTTCGAAAGTAATAATATCATCATCTTAAAAGATAGTTGACCTCATAATTTACTGTACAGTGAGGCTcttaaataaaacaccaaaattaaTTCACAACACTAAAGGTAGGGTCGGCTccttatgttattttaatactttatagCAATAGTTgagatttttttaacttaattagcCTAAGCACTAATACACTAAACATGGTTGAGAACAGCTAATTAAAGTAGAAGTAGCTGTAACTACGAGAGTTAGATGAGatgtcaaaaattttttttatcttaatcaGTGGTTGAAAGTTTGATGATCGTTTTGAGTATAAAGCAGCTTTAAAACTCGAGACCAACATTTTTCCCTTAATGGGCCTACgctaatattgaattgaatgctaaatattaaaaaaaaatgtaattttttctctcatttaaTTTGGGATATTTTTTTCTGTAtcattttcaattctttttcgTTTGGAATTGAATGTTGCAGTTGTATTAAGGGAAGACTTCAAGAGGATCATAGCTTTGTTACCAAAAGTCATTATATCCAAATGTTTCCTAAGGAGGAAACATTaaccatttaattcaatttgttgggaaatatttattttgatgtttttagtatttttaatgtattatatatatttaaaaataatataaaaaaatataaaaattaatacgggcaGGTTGGGTCGGCCcgaattttagtatttttatccgGGTAgggcttgggtaaaattttaggcccatttttcgggcTGAGCCTAGTAAATGAGActgaatttttagttgagcccagtccgacccgacccatgagcacTTCTATATAGTGCAAAATTGtgtaaataaattgtatttacaTGTCTTTTTTGTTCAAAGTATAGGAGTGaggttaaaatttatgttataataaacGTCGATAATGACGGTAGAATAATagcaaagcaataagaaaagaaaaataagaacacaaattttacgtggagatcctttcgggaaaaaatcaTGGACAGTGAAGGAGAAATTCACTActgttgaaaaataaatgatacaagaggagttctGATATATCTATTGAAGGAATTCGGGTCACACAATCTCTAAcaatttagtgattaaattgaatttaaacgtaatttatatttattaattttataatgaattactttctaaataaaattacGTAAATGCAGGAAATTGTGAAGAACTTTTAGTatccatttttataattagtaCTAATTTCTCCTAATTGCAACTCAACGAATAGGTTGAAAAACCCTTTAGCACTACCGATCCTAAGTACCAAACAACTGCCAACAACGCTTCTCACCATACGTACTTTTTCAATTTCCAACCCCATTGGCCCCatgcaaatgaaaagaaaggaaGTCTTTCGCCATTAAAAGCAAGAAAAAGGTGCCAAACCCATGCCTTAAAACCCTGTATAAAAACCATGCATCATCGCCCGAATTATTCAAACTCATAAACCCTTgtgtaaaaagaagaagaagagacgTTCAAGAACGACCCACATTGTCTCTCCAATTATGTCAAGTCCTTGGTTTTTCGTTACCCTTTTAACTCTAATTGCTATAGTCTCACCTACTCCATTAGCCGAGGCTCGTGCTTTCTTTGTCTTTGGTGACTCGCTCGTTGATAATGGCAACAATAACTACTTAGCCACCACTGCCCGTGCCGACTCTCCACCGTACGGCATCGATTACCCGACACATAGACCCACAGGCCGCTTCTCCAATGGCTTAAACCTCCCTGACATTATCAGTAAGCATCTTAGCTTTCAATTGTGAAAGTCACGTGAATTTGCTTTGCATTGACACTTAAAAATTGTGTGCTCAGGTGAGCAAATTGGATCGGAGCCAACATTGCCATACTTGAGCCCTGACCTCAGGGGCCGAAAACTACTCATCGGTGCCAACTTTGCTTCTGCTGGGGTCGGAATTTTGAATGACACCGGGGTTCAGTTTGTAAGACAACTAAATAAACTAATGCAACCGAAAATTATTTctcctatttatttttattttttttcattcaggTTAATATAATAAGGATATTCAGGCAATTTGAGTACTTTCAAGAGTACCAGAGAAGAGTTACTAAGATAGTCGGACAACAACAGGCACAGCGGCTAGTAAACCAAGCACTGGTTCTTATAACACTTGGCGGCAATGACTTCGTTAACAACTATTTCTTGGTGCCTTTCTCAGCAAGATCACGCCAATTTTCTCTCCCGGATTTCTGCCGTTATCTCATTTCTGAATACCGCAAAATCCTcctagtaaatttctttttatgatCATTTGTTACTTGTCAACAAAAATGTTGAATTTCGCTTTGACGtttgaacaatttattttgaattcgaTACAATTACACAGAGGTTGCACGAATTAGGCGGTCGACGAGTCTTGGTGACCACCACCGGACCATTAGGCTGCGTCCCAGCGGAGTTGGCGATGAGGAGCAGGAACGGGGAATGTGTGCCGGATGTTCAACGAGCAGCAGCCATATTCAACCCACTCTTGGTCCAGTTAATCCAACAACTCAACTCTCAGCTTGGCTCCACCGTCTTCATTTCCGCCAATGCTTTTTCAATGAACATGGACTTCATCACTAACCCTAAAAGATTTGGTTTGATTTTCTGCAAACTCTAAATCTCCTCAAGGACTCAATGAATGGGCCTAACGAAGTGCATTGATGTACAGGTTTTGTGACATCAAAGGTGGCATGTTGTGGGCAAGGACCCTACAATGGACTTGGATTATGTACCAGATTGTCGAACCTGTGCCCCAACCGCGACGTCTACGCCTTCTGGGACAATTTTCACCCGAGTGAGAGAGCCAATCGATTGATAGTTCAGCAGTTCATGATAGGATCCACTCAGTACATGAATCCAATGAACCTAAGCACCATTATCGCCATGGATTCAAGGACCTgataattgaaattatattagtatatcatctatctatctatctctCTATATATAGATAGTAGTACcttctatatatattatattaggATATCATCTTCTATATACTTATCATCTATGGAGAAGTAGTGTATTTGTGTCTATTTTACATCTTAATGTGTATTTAAGGTAAGTTCTAgcttatataaattattatttcagtattatataaattttgagacATTCGTATTTCCTTCCATGTcacttttaataatattaagtcTAATTCTACTTGAAATTTAGTAATACCATAAAAGTGATTACAAGCAATTCTAATGACCTTCGTTTTAAATTGGTTTTCTTAAAATTccaaaacattctaattacatccaTAAATTATCGATGTTAAATCAATGAGGTGCTTATAtagctaaatttaaaataaaaatacatcgAAAAAAACGTTGTTGCATAACTTTTGTCAAAGCTTGAAAACctcaaaactaatatttttaaaacatccattttacaacatccatttttcttaaatatttcattttaaattatttcatggcGTGTTatttaacagttaaattaataattttagtaataaaagtACATATTTGACATAACCTTAATAGTTTAGAGATGTAATTAaagttatttgaaatttaaagactaatttaaaataagaatcataatttaagaatatttaatgCAATTAACTCGAAGTGTAATTATATCTTACAAAGTACAAACCCCATCTATACAGTTacataaaaggaataaaaaaagttcaaaaggCACCATGGCTAATTTACTTGCCTAATTCCCATAATTCTCAACCCTTTTCATAAGAATTAGAACAAATAATCACACTTATATTCAATATAGTGGaatgtattaattacaataattatttaaatatattacatatataaatttacagttaaattttgctattagatCGTGTACTTTGtgtaagttgtggatttagcatatgtattttaatttattattttcagtccctatacttttaggATTTGAGAATTTTAGTCCTAACCAAatgataactattaaattcattaagttaagttttattatttttaaaatttgatgtgtcaaaaatcaattaatatatttaacgGCTATGTTtgcattaaaactaaaattttgaaattaaaaaatgtagTCACTGAGAACGATCCAATTGGTGAACATAGACTACATCTATAACTTTACTCATAATATAGGactaatgatataatttaaccaaacaaatttaagtcaaaactaacctttcaaaatttgaaaaatataaaactaaaataaataaaataaaaataaaaatactgaattcaaaaattatataaaatataagatctgataataaaattaatttaaatttataaataattacattcaaattcaattatgaaTATAGGTGAAAAGGGTTTGTGGAACATTAAGCCCATAAAGGCCTTAGGCCCATATAGATTTTACGGAATCCACGCGGTTTGCAGAAAGCTGACCATcggatattaataattttttaaaactaaaaaagaaaaagtgatggAGACGTTCCATCTTTGAGCGTTGGATGGATTCCCCATTTTACTAACTAACGTCTCAACCAGGA
This region includes:
- the LOC105761140 gene encoding GDSL esterase/lipase At4g28780 — translated: MSSPWFFVTLLTLIAIVSPTPLAEARAFFVFGDSLVDNGNNNYLATTARADSPPYGIDYPTHRPTGRFSNGLNLPDIISEQIGSEPTLPYLSPDLRGRKLLIGANFASAGVGILNDTGVQFVNIIRIFRQFEYFQEYQRRVTKIVGQQQAQRLVNQALVLITLGGNDFVNNYFLVPFSARSRQFSLPDFCRYLISEYRKILLRLHELGGRRVLVTTTGPLGCVPAELAMRSRNGECVPDVQRAAAIFNPLLVQLIQQLNSQLGSTVFISANAFSMNMDFITNPKRFGFVTSKVACCGQGPYNGLGLCTRLSNLCPNRDVYAFWDNFHPSERANRLIVQQFMIGSTQYMNPMNLSTIIAMDSRT